A region of Micromonospora sp. WMMD882 DNA encodes the following proteins:
- a CDS encoding DUF4326 domain-containing protein, translated as MTARRIQRRRTAGWRMPEGAVYVGRPGRWGNPFRGDTPASRAGAVRLFRLWVARHPDYADAVRAELAGKTLACWCPLDKPCHADVLVDIANQATP; from the coding sequence ATGACCGCCCGGCGCATCCAACGCCGCCGCACGGCTGGTTGGCGGATGCCCGAGGGCGCGGTCTACGTCGGCCGTCCCGGCCGCTGGGGCAACCCCTTCCGGGGTGACACCCCCGCCAGCCGCGCCGGCGCGGTACGGCTGTTCCGGCTGTGGGTCGCGCGGCACCCCGACTACGCCGACGCCGTCCGCGCGGAACTGGCCGGCAAGACCCTCGCCTGCTGGTGCCCGCTCGACAAGCCCTGCCACGCCGACGTCCTGGTCGACATCGCCAACCAGGCGACACCATGA
- a CDS encoding FtsK/SpoIIIE domain-containing protein, producing the protein MTSPRDEFDWQAAEADVNTTGGPDAHVVDLDAARAARTTGPTAADAGEGGQALVDSPDAQRAPRFTLDGARVGQRRPILPAWLRSRAELHDVMRWTVGHLLHTSGYHLVRVPKYLGKLAWRAPVGAGRLLTAAARWLFDWEGESLRQATARRDAAEDYLKLSRQRDRRVRWRGIVATLTTALTLTGGTAMLWAPTWAQWTVPALLATLCGMFGQPADRPLLDTAVVVPRVARLTSDVVVRALVVLGIAGINQAIAKQGARAIGFTAPIVRDGPGWRADVDLPPGVTAGDVIERRDRLAAGLTRPLGCVWPEGMPEVHPGRLMLWVGDQDMATARQPAWPLAKAGGFDLSRPVPFGTDPRGRIVAFDLPYTNVLIGSIPGYGKTAAIQVPMLAAALDPHTELWCFEFKGTGGLDPLAKVATRYASGADDDTAEQGLEALRELRKECQRRAAVIKGLPKAVCPDNKVTPELARRKNLGLRWLVAAFDEIQELFSHPEFGKEAGELAEKVIKLGRALGVILLFATQRPDAKSLPTGVSANVGTRFCLRVMGQLENDMVLGTSAYKNGVRATMFTRKDKGVGYLVGAADDAQIVRTFYVDGPTAERITDRARALREQAGTLTGHAAGQETVTPAARRDTLLDDILTVVPAGEAKVWTEILTERLADLRPDVYGDLTRDQLTAALKPYGITTGQVWGTDPTTGRGANRRGIDRTHVADTVAERNRQRRDKAA; encoded by the coding sequence GCCGCCCGCACCACCGGCCCGACCGCCGCCGACGCCGGTGAGGGCGGGCAGGCGCTGGTCGACTCCCCCGACGCCCAGCGCGCTCCGCGATTCACCCTTGACGGGGCGCGGGTGGGGCAGCGTCGGCCGATCCTGCCCGCATGGCTGCGTTCGCGTGCCGAGCTGCACGACGTGATGCGGTGGACGGTGGGGCACCTGCTGCACACCAGCGGCTACCACCTGGTGCGGGTGCCGAAGTACCTCGGCAAGCTGGCGTGGCGTGCCCCGGTCGGCGCGGGCCGGCTGCTGACCGCAGCGGCGCGGTGGTTGTTCGATTGGGAGGGCGAGTCGTTGCGGCAGGCCACCGCCCGCCGGGACGCCGCCGAGGACTACTTGAAGTTGTCCCGCCAGCGTGACCGGCGGGTCCGGTGGCGGGGCATCGTCGCCACCCTCACCACCGCGCTCACCCTCACCGGCGGTACCGCGATGCTGTGGGCACCCACCTGGGCGCAGTGGACCGTCCCGGCCCTGCTGGCCACCCTGTGCGGGATGTTCGGGCAGCCCGCCGACCGGCCGCTGTTGGATACGGCGGTGGTGGTGCCCCGGGTCGCGCGGTTGACCTCGGACGTGGTGGTGCGCGCCCTGGTCGTGCTGGGCATCGCGGGTATCAATCAGGCGATCGCGAAGCAGGGCGCCCGCGCGATCGGGTTCACCGCGCCGATCGTGCGCGACGGTCCTGGGTGGCGGGCCGATGTCGACCTGCCGCCCGGGGTGACGGCCGGGGACGTGATCGAACGCCGTGACCGGCTCGCCGCCGGCCTCACCCGCCCCCTGGGCTGTGTGTGGCCCGAGGGCATGCCCGAGGTGCACCCGGGTCGGCTGATGCTGTGGGTCGGTGATCAGGACATGGCCACCGCCCGCCAGCCCGCCTGGCCCCTCGCGAAGGCTGGTGGTTTCGACCTGTCCCGACCGGTGCCGTTCGGCACCGACCCGCGCGGCCGGATCGTGGCCTTCGACCTGCCCTACACCAACGTCCTGATCGGGTCGATTCCCGGCTACGGCAAGACCGCCGCGATTCAGGTGCCGATGCTCGCCGCCGCCCTGGACCCGCACACCGAGCTGTGGTGCTTCGAGTTCAAGGGAACTGGCGGACTCGACCCCCTCGCCAAGGTCGCGACCCGGTACGCCTCCGGCGCCGACGACGACACCGCCGAACAGGGCCTCGAAGCGCTGCGCGAGCTGCGCAAGGAGTGCCAACGCCGCGCCGCCGTCATCAAGGGCCTACCGAAGGCGGTGTGCCCGGACAACAAGGTCACCCCCGAACTCGCCCGCCGTAAGAACCTCGGTCTGCGCTGGCTGGTCGCGGCGTTCGACGAGATCCAGGAGCTGTTCAGCCATCCGGAGTTCGGCAAGGAAGCCGGGGAACTGGCGGAGAAGGTCATCAAGTTGGGTCGCGCCCTGGGCGTGATCCTGCTGTTCGCCACCCAACGCCCCGACGCGAAGAGCCTGCCGACCGGGGTCAGCGCGAACGTGGGTACCCGGTTCTGCCTGCGCGTCATGGGCCAGTTGGAGAACGACATGGTCCTTGGCACCAGTGCCTACAAGAACGGGGTCCGGGCGACCATGTTCACCCGCAAGGACAAGGGCGTCGGCTACCTGGTCGGCGCGGCCGACGACGCGCAGATCGTCCGCACGTTCTACGTCGACGGCCCGACCGCCGAACGGATCACCGACCGCGCCCGCGCGTTGCGGGAGCAGGCCGGGACGCTCACCGGCCACGCCGCCGGGCAGGAGACGGTCACCCCGGCCGCCCGCCGGGACACCCTCCTTGACGACATCCTCACCGTCGTACCGGCCGGTGAGGCGAAGGTGTGGACGGAGATCCTCACCGAACGGCTCGCCGATCTCCGGCCGGACGTCTACGGCGACCTGACCCGCGACCAGTTGACGGCCGCGTTGAAGCCGTACGGGATCACCACCGGGCAGGTCTGGGGCACCGACCCGACCACCGGGCGGGGAGCGAACCGGCGCGGCATCGACCGCACGCACGTCGCTGACACGGTGGCCGAACGTAACCGACAGCGGCGGGACAAAGCGGCGTAA
- a CDS encoding bifunctional DNA primase/polymerase, with product MPEHDLLTAALAHAARGWHVFPLRRDDKRPAFPDHAADRCAGHDPRCHAAGRHLGWEDRATCDPARIRRAWSHRPYGIGIACGPSRLLVVDLDVMNHPDDTPPPAWANATDGVDVLAALADRHGGSIEPTYTVTTGRGGSHLYYQHPTSGPKLRNTTGDRGGLGWKVDTRAHGGYVVAAGSTVNNRPYEVALDCDPAPLPGWLAGLLTPTPRPTRPPVAVAAPAIRRGRYVAAAIRHQVAHLTAAPDGQRNHALFTSAVALGQLAAGGALTDDDVTAALEPAALAIGLPPGEIARTIASGLRTGARNPRTIRKAA from the coding sequence ATGCCCGAACACGACCTGCTCACCGCCGCTCTCGCCCACGCCGCACGCGGCTGGCACGTCTTCCCGCTCCGCCGCGACGACAAGCGACCCGCGTTCCCCGACCACGCCGCCGACCGGTGCGCCGGCCACGACCCGCGCTGCCACGCCGCCGGCCGGCACCTCGGCTGGGAAGACCGCGCCACCTGCGACCCGGCCCGCATCCGCCGGGCCTGGTCGCACCGGCCCTACGGCATCGGCATCGCGTGCGGCCCGTCCCGGCTGCTGGTGGTCGACCTGGACGTGATGAACCACCCCGACGACACCCCACCCCCCGCCTGGGCCAACGCCACCGACGGCGTCGACGTCCTCGCCGCCCTCGCCGACCGCCACGGCGGCAGCATCGAACCCACGTACACCGTGACCACCGGGCGGGGCGGAAGCCACCTCTACTACCAGCACCCCACCAGCGGGCCGAAACTGCGCAACACCACCGGGGACCGGGGCGGACTCGGCTGGAAGGTCGACACCCGCGCCCACGGCGGCTACGTCGTCGCCGCCGGCAGCACCGTCAACAACCGGCCCTACGAGGTGGCGCTGGACTGCGACCCCGCCCCGCTACCCGGATGGCTGGCCGGCCTGCTCACCCCCACGCCCCGACCCACCCGACCACCGGTTGCCGTTGCGGCGCCCGCCATCCGGCGCGGCCGATACGTCGCCGCCGCGATCCGCCACCAGGTCGCCCACCTCACCGCCGCCCCCGACGGCCAACGCAACCACGCCCTGTTCACCTCCGCCGTCGCCCTCGGCCAGCTCGCCGCCGGAGGCGCGCTCACCGACGACGACGTGACCGCCGCCCTCGAACCCGCCGCCCTAGCGATCGGCCTACCGCCGGGCGAGATCGCGCGCACCATCGCGTCCGGTCTGCGCACCGGGGCACGCAACCCGCGCACCATCAGGAAGGCAGCATGA